The following coding sequences lie in one Gorilla gorilla gorilla isolate KB3781 chromosome 5, NHGRI_mGorGor1-v2.1_pri, whole genome shotgun sequence genomic window:
- the CLIC1 gene encoding chloride intracellular channel protein 1 gives MAEEQPQVELFVKAGSDGAKIGNCPFSQRLFMVLWLKGVTFNVTTVDTKRRTETVQKLCPGGQLPFLLYGTEVHTDTNKIEEFLEAVLCPPRYPKLAALNPESNTAGLDIFAKFSAYIKNSNPALNDNLEKGLLKALKVLDNYLTSPLPEEVDETSAEDEGVSQRKFLDGNELTLADCNLLPKLHIVQVVCKKYRGFTIPEAFRGVHRYLSNAYAREEFASTCPDDEEIELAYEQVAKALK, from the exons ATGGCTGAAGAACAACCGCAGGTCGAATTGTTCGTGAAG GCTGGCAGTGATGGGGCCAAGATTGGGAACTGCCCGTTCTCCCAGAGACTGTTCATGGTACTGTGGCTCAAGGGAGTCACCTTCAATGTTACCACCGTTGACACCAAAAG GCGGACCGAGACAGTGCAGAAGCTGTGCCCAGGGGGGCAGCTCCCATTCCTGCTGTATGGCACTGAAGTGCACACAGACACCAACAAGATTGAGGAATTTCTGGAGGCAGTGCTGTGCCCTCCCAG GTACCCCAAGCTGGCAGCTCTGAACCCTGAGTCCAACACAGCTGGGCTGGACATATTTGCCAAATTTTCTGCCTACATCAAGAATTCAAACCCAGCACTCAATGATA ATCTGGAGAAGGGACTCCTGAAAGCCCTGAAGGTTTTAGACAATTACTTAACATCCCCCCTCCCAGAAGAAGTGGATGAAACCAGTGCTGAAGATGAAGGTGTCTCTCAGAGGAAGTTTCTGGATGGCAACGAGCTCACcctggctgactgcaacctgTTGCCAAAGTTACACATAGTACAG GTGGTGTGTAAGAAGTACCGGGGATTCACCATCCCCGAGGCCTTCCGGGGAGTGCATCGGTACTTGAGCAATGCCTACGCCCGGGAAGAATTCGCTTCCACCTGTCCAGATGATGAGGAGATCGAGCTCGCCTATGAGCAAGTGGCAAAGGCCCTCAAATAA